The proteins below come from a single Stutzerimonas stutzeri RCH2 genomic window:
- a CDS encoding helix-turn-helix domain-containing protein, which produces MTSHLAENLKLLCSHYRSIAEVCRKLAINRAQFNKYLGGQSRPTPFNLKRIGDFFGVEGYELEMPPEQFARLVGARHPEAQAVPRTDPLLALLQPLREHATSLARYCGYYFEYANCMSVPGSILISLVHLREENGLYLFERQERQERASPTLGQAEDWVRCRYLGAAFGLQDRLFLIDYESLTLNEMSQTILIPSFKSRITRLNGLKTGVSSGDRRTPACTSVVWEYLGREINRVSAYRQVMLYSPDDPRIDPEIRERLATPHLENGLFGIE; this is translated from the coding sequence GTGACCTCCCATCTCGCCGAAAATCTCAAGTTGCTCTGCAGTCATTACCGTTCGATTGCCGAGGTGTGCCGCAAGCTGGCCATCAATCGAGCGCAGTTCAACAAGTACCTGGGTGGGCAAAGCCGGCCGACACCGTTCAATCTCAAGCGCATCGGCGACTTCTTCGGAGTCGAGGGCTACGAGCTGGAAATGCCGCCGGAACAGTTCGCCCGGCTGGTCGGCGCGCGCCATCCAGAGGCGCAGGCGGTGCCGCGTACCGATCCACTGCTGGCGTTGCTGCAGCCGCTTCGCGAGCACGCGACCAGCTTGGCGCGCTATTGCGGCTACTACTTCGAATACGCCAACTGCATGTCGGTACCGGGCAGCATCCTCATCTCGCTGGTGCACCTGCGTGAAGAAAATGGCCTGTACCTGTTCGAGCGTCAGGAGCGCCAGGAGCGTGCCAGCCCCACCCTTGGCCAGGCCGAGGACTGGGTGCGTTGTCGCTACCTCGGCGCCGCGTTCGGCCTGCAGGACCGGCTGTTTCTGATCGACTACGAGTCGCTGACGCTCAACGAGATGAGCCAGACCATCCTCATTCCCAGCTTCAAGAGCCGCATCACCCGCCTCAACGGCCTTAAGACCGGCGTTTCCTCGGGCGACCGGCGAACGCCGGCGTGCACCTCGGTGGTGTGGGAATACCTGGGCCGCGAGATCAACCGGGTCAGTGCCTATCGCCAGGTGATGCTCTACAGCCCGGACGACCCGCGCATTGACCCGGAAATCCGTGAGCGGCTGGCGACGCCGCATCTGGAGAACGGCCTGTTCGGCATCGAGTGA